The following proteins are encoded in a genomic region of Sesamum indicum cultivar Zhongzhi No. 13 linkage group LG8, S_indicum_v1.0, whole genome shotgun sequence:
- the LOC105169823 gene encoding transcriptional elongation regulator MINIYO isoform X1, with amino-acid sequence MKNETSDGSKNPKPKILGATPLQISEDDAARLVGSIVEKGFSDNKQARPLGPTTAPRPTVLPFPVARHRSHGPHWGPKVGNFKIINDNGDADEDVGEGEDCDGMELAAGVANPVERKEKKGIDFSQWKEIVKNDSNSVLYEKKKEMHLNALEVGHKTQERKSGNLNRETAGPDNAKLHGTSCVDNAKEHFMTKYDKASSVSKELKEKTLGMSEMASDKEFHSFEHVKNENIVQPGQWPQSDINRSEDITLVEKEPMQNESSKEKRVDLKMQHMHKLHVASGFAAQNVVGGEGSLESQIDAENHARLAKMSADEIAEAQAEIMAKLNPELINALKKRGQAKVKRQKCTLSEIAGGEADDMQREKNLSELTANSYNSISDKPVEKVPQDTPKDEGDKSFLNTSPQNCGLWDAWSKRVERVRNMRFFLDGNIIGSDFAHLSDNGEASSASGYNADNVAERDFLRTEGDPGAAGYTIKEAVALTRSVVPGQRTFALNLIAAILDRAICSICRKQVGSASNGTDAEGSVDWEAIWAFTLGPEPELALSLRMSLDDNHNSVVLACAKAIQSVLSCDMNDIVFDILEKAPKYARDVHTAPVFRSKQDVNSGFLRGGFWKYNTKPSNILCFPEESVGDTAEGEHTIQDDIVVAGQDFAAGLVRMGILPRICYLLETDPAAPLEECLISILIAISRHSPTCAAAVMDCGRLVQTVARRFASKEQMEINSCKIKSVMLLKALAQVEKKNCLTFIKNGIFRQVTWHLYRHPFSLDQWVKSGREACRLSSALLVEQLRIWKVFIHYGYCISDFSDLFTSLCIWLGVPTMDKLVNYDVVNEYCAITREMYLLLDVLAGRLPNFYSSMHERLDDTAQDKATWLWSHFGSIIDLAVEWIDMKSIPHVSRLFECQNKDSKYRSLQDSEINSLLWVISSVLNMLSSVLKAVIKEDTMSAPNDHLPWLPDFVPKIGLEIIKNGYLRVSGVSDTICNNNLWGNGSIVEYLCHLRIEKGQELAISSTCCLQGLFQVVAFVDELIQQADLEIHNAPSKFQSLPREDKVLANGILKSCAAEVQYLLTTLMKLITNEWQYMQPVEMFGRGGPAPGVGVGWGAKGGGYWSSNALLAQEDARLLIHLLEISEIPFAEDPLEAGGMGHRLNCCLAACLIVGPGNSPVIDKLLRVIFHVPVLKYLNFGIHQFLCHKGYKPFGWQYEDGEYLLFADVLAAHFRNRWLTVKKKQKAIGEINSVSHKPVKQNGRSLETIHEDMDEPNTADEESSSLTLEWAYQRLPLPVHWFLSSISTIYCEKNVSRPGASNKKTYMEVPSNFLDVANGGLFFLLGIEAITSVLGSEFCSPVKCVPVVWKLHAMSVILLSGMGILENGKSRDVYETLQNVYGETLDGREVVNLHGNLSVESLQFESEIHENYSTFIETLVEQFAAESYGDILFGRQVAIYLHRSVEASVRLSTWNALSNARALELLPPLAECCIQAKGYLKPIEDDERILDAYVKSWVSGALDKAAKRSSMAFSLVLHHLSSFIFSNVAGDMLALRSKLAKSLLRDYSRKQQHEGMLVKLICYEKPNMSLQTWSQVEKRLQLLKEICEGYMTAVQKLESCITTYVDSKSRNL; translated from the exons ATGAAGAATGAGACTAGCGATGGGAGCAAAAACCCAAAACCCAAGATTTTGGGAGCAACCCCACTACAAATTAGTGAAGACGACGCCGCACGGCTGGTGGGGAGCATAGTCGAAAAGGGCTTCTCAGATAACAAGCAAGCCAGGCCTTTGGGTCCGACTACGGCACCCCGGCCCACTGTTCTGCCTTTTCCGGTGGCCCGCCATCGCTCACATGGCCCA CATTGGGGTCCTAAAGTTggaaactttaaaattatcaacgaTAATGGTGATGCGGATGAAGATGTTGGAGAAGGGGAAGATTGTGATGGGATGGAACTGGCTGCTGGTGTAGCTAATCCtgtagaaagaaaagaaaagaaaggtaTAGATTTCAGCCAATGGAAGGAAATAGTGAAAAATGACAGTAATTCTGTGCTTtatgagaagaaaaaggaaatgcATTTGAATGCGTTGGAAGTTGGCCATAAAACGCAAGAAAGAAAGTCTGGTAATTTAAACAGAGAAACTGCTGGTCCAGATAATGCCAAGCTGCATGGTACTTCATGTGTCGACAATGCAAAAGAGcattttatgacaaaatatgACAAGGCTTCCTCGGTCTCTAAGGAGTTGAAGGAGAAAACTTTAGGCATGTCAGAGATGGCTAGTGACAAGGAGTTCCATAGCTTTGAACATGtcaagaatgaaaatattgttcaaCCAGGCCAGTGGCCGCAGAGTGACATTAATAGATCTGAGGACATTACATTGGTGGAGAAGGAGCCCATGCAGAATGAGTCGAGTAAGGAAAAACGAGTGGATTTGAAAATGCAACACATGCACAAATTGCATGTGGCTTCTGGTTTTGCTGCACAGAATGTAGTTGGTGGAGAAGGCAGTCTTGAAAGTCAGATTGATGCTGAGAATCATGCTCGATTGGCAAAAATGTCTGCTGATGAGATTGCTGAAGCTCAAGCTGAAATAATGGCAAAGCTGAATCCAGAATTGATAAATGCCCTGAAAAAACGGGGCCAAGCCAAAGTCAAGAGGCAGAAGTGTACTTTGTCCGAAATTGCAGGTGGTGAAGCAGACGATATGCAGCGTGAGAAGAATCTCTCAGAGTTGACAGCGAACTCTTATAACAGTATCTCTGACAAGCCTGTGGAAAAAGTTCCTCAGGACACACCAAAAGATGAAGGTGATAAATCTTTCTTAAATACAAGTCCACAGAACTGTGGCCTGTGGGATGCTTGGAGCAAAAGAGTTGAGCGTGTTAGAAATATGAGATTTTTCTTGGACGGCAACATTATTGGCAGTGATTTTGCTCATCTATCGGATAACG GTGAGGCATCATCTGCAAGTGGATACAATGCAGATAATGTTGCCGAACGTGATTTTCTTCGAACTGAAGGTGACCCTGGTGCTGCTGGTTACACAATTAAAGAAGCAGTGGCCCTAACTAGAAGTGTG GTTCCTGGGCAGCGGACTTTTGCTTTAAATCTTATTGCAGCTATCCTTGATAGGGCAATTTGCAGCATCTGCCGAAAGCAAGTTGGTTCTGCTTCTAACGGTACTGATGCTGAGGGGTCTGTTGACTGGGAGGCTATTTGGGCTTTTACTCTTGGCCCAGAGCCTGAGCTTGCTTTATCACTTAG AATGTCCCTTGATGATAACCACAACTCCGTGGTCCTTGCTTGTGCCAAAGCCATTCAAAGTGTGCTAAGCTGCGATATGAATGATATCGTATTTGACATCTTGGAG AAGGCACCAAAGTATGCTAGGGATGTTCATACTGCACCTGTGTTTAGAAGTAAACAAGATGTTAATTCTGGTTTTCTTCGTGGTGGCTTTTGGAAGTATAATACCAAACCTTCTAATATCCTTTGTTTTCCTGAGGAGTCGGTGGGTGACACAGCTGAAGGTGAACACACTATTCAGGATGATATAGTTGTTGCTGGGCAGGATTTTGCCGCTGGTCTTGTTAGGATGGGGATTCTTCCAAGAATCTGCTATCTCTTGGAG ACGGATCCTGCTGCCCCATTAGAAGAATGCTTAATCTCTATATTGATTGCCATATCAAGGCATTCCCCAACATGTGCTGCTGCAGTTATGGACTGTGGAAGGCTTGTTCAGACAGTTGCTAGAAGATTCGCCTCCAAAGAACAAATGGAAATCAATTCTTGCAAGATAAAATCTGTTATGCTCTTAAAA GCGTTGGCTCAGGTTGAGAAGAAGAATTGCTTGACATTTATAAAGAATGGAATTTTCCGCCAGGTGACTTGGCACTTGTACCGACATCCATTCTCCCTTGACCAATGGGTAAAATCTGGGAGAGAGGCCTGCAGACTTTCGTCGGCTTTGCTGGTCGAACAATTACGAATCTGGAAGGTCTTCATTCATTATGGGTATTGCATTTCTGACTTTTCTGACCTTTTTACTTCATTATGTATATGGCTTGGTGTTCCTACAATGGACAAGCTAGTCAACTATGATGTGGTGAATGAATATTGTGCCATCACGAGAGAAATGTACCTTCTTCTTGATGTTTTAGCTGGTAGACTTcccaatttttattcaagcaTGCATGAAAGATTGGACGACACTGCTCAAGATAAAGCGACTTGGTTGTGGAGTCACTTTGGTTCTATCATCGATCTAGCCGTTGAGTGGATAGATATGAAAAGCATTCCACATGTATCAAGACTCTTTGAATGCCAAAATAAAGACAGCAAATATCGCAGTTTGCAGGATTCTGAAATAAATTCCTTGTTATGGGTCATTTCTTCTGTTCTGAATATGCTTTCCAGTGTGCTGAAAGCTGTGATAAAAGAGGATACTATGAGCGCTCCAAATGATCATTTGCCATGGCTGCCTGACTTTGTACCTAAGATTGgacttgaaataattaaaaatggataTTTGAGGGTTTCAGGGGTAAGTGATACAATCTGCAATAACAATCTTTGGGGAAATGGTTCCATAGTTGAGTATTTATGTCATTTGAGGATTGAAAAAGGGCAAGAGTTGGCAATATCTTCTACATGTTGCCTTCAAGGATTGTTCCAAGTTGTTGCTTTTGTTGATGAGTTGATCCAGCAAGCAGACCTTGAGATTCATAATGCACCATCTAAATTTCAAAGTCTTCCAAGGGAAGATAAAGTTCTTGCCAATGGGATACTCAAGTCCTGTGCAGCTGAAGTACAATATTTGCTGACAactttaatgaaattaatcacTAATGAATGGCAATACATGCAGCCTGTTGAGATGTTTGGGAGAGGAGGCCCTGCTCCAGGAGTTGGTGTCGGCTGGGGTGCCAAAGGTGGAGGGTATTGGTCCTCAAATGCTTTGTTGGCTCAGGAAGATGCGAGATTGCTCATTCACTTGCttgaaatttctgaaattcCCTTTGCCGAAGATCCATTAGAAGCTGGAGGGATGGGGCATAGGCTAAATTGTTGCCTTGCAGCTTGTCTAATCGTGGGTCCAGGGAATAGCCCTGTCATCGATAAGCTACTGAGGGTCATATTCCATGTTCCTGTTCTGAAGTATCTTAATTTTGGCATCCACCAGTTCCTTTGTCATAAAGGATACAAACCTTTTGGTTGGCAATATGAAGATGGGGAATACTTGTTGTTTGCTGATGTTTTGGCCGCTCACTTTAGGAACAGGTGGCTTACtgtaaagaagaaacaaaaagccATAGGAGAAATCAATAGTGTTAGCCACAAACCTGTGAAGCAAAACGGCCGTTCCCTGGAGACTATTCATGAGGATATGGATGAACCAAACACAGCTGATGAAGAGTCATCTTCTTTGACACTGGAATGGGCTTACCAGAGATTACCTCTTCCTGTACACTGGTTTCTCAGTTCAATCTCCACCATTTATTGCGAGAAGAACGTTTCTCGTCCTGGTGCTTCTAACAAAAAAACCTATATGGAGGTGCCTTCAAACTTTCTAGACGTTGCCAATGGCGGACTCTTTTTTCTCCTAGGTATTGAAGCTATAACTAGTGTCCTTGGCTCTGAGTTCTGCTCTCCTGTTAAATGCGTTCCAGTTGTTTGGAAACTGCATGCAATGTCTGTAATATTACTTTCTGGAATGGGCATTCTTGAAAATGGGAAGAGCAGGGATGTGTATGAAACTTTGCAGAATGTTTATGGCGAGACCCTTGACGGAAGAGAAGTTGTCAATTTGCATGGTAACTTGAGTGTGGAGTCCCTGCAATTTGAGTCAGAAATCCATGAGAATTACTCTACCTTTATTGAAACTCTAGTAGAGCAATTTGCTGCTGAATCTTATGGTGACATATTATTTGGCCGGCAAGTTGCAATATATTTGCACAGATCTGTTGAAGCTTCTGTAAGGCTTTCGACATGGAATGCCTTATCTAATGCTCGTGCTCTTGAACTTTTACCTCCTTTGGCTGAGTGCTGTATACAGGCTAAGGGCTATCTCAAGCCTATTGAG GATGATGAGCGGATCCTGGATGCCTATGTCAAATCATGGGTCTCTGGTGCCCTTGACAAAGCAGCAAAACGCAGTTCAATGGCATTCTCGCTAGTCCTCCACCACCTTTCATCCTTCATTTTCAGTAATGTCGCTGGTGATATGCTCGCACTACGCAGTAAACTTGCAAAATCTCTTCTACGTGACTATTCTCGGAAACAGCAACACGAG GGGATGCTGGTGAAACTAATATGCTATGAGAAGCCTAACATGAGCTTGCAGACGTGGTCACAAGTAGAAAAAAGGTTGCagcttttgaaagaaatttgtGAGGGATACATGACTGCAGTCCAAAAGCTTGAATCTTGTATCACAACATATGTAGACTCCAAGTCCAGGAACTTGTGA
- the LOC105169823 gene encoding transcriptional elongation regulator MINIYO isoform X2, whose translation MKNETSDGSKNPKPKILGATPLQISEDDAARLVGSIVEKGFSDNKQARPLGPTTAPRPTVLPFPVARHRSHGPHWGPKVGNFKIINDNGDADEDVGEGEDCDGMELAAGVANPVERKEKKGIDFSQWKEIVKNDSNSVLYEKKKEMHLNALEVGHKTQERKSGNLNRETAGPDNAKLHGTSCVDNAKEHFMTKYDKASSVSKELKEKTLGMSEMASDKEFHSFEHVKNENIVQPGQWPQSDINRSEDITLVEKEPMQNESSKEKRVDLKMQHMHKLHVASGFAAQNVVGGEGSLESQIDAENHARLAKMSADEIAEAQAEIMAKLNPELINALKKRGQAKVKRQKCTLSEIAGGEADDMQREKNLSELTANSYNSISDKPVEKVPQDTPKDEGDKSFLNTSPQNCGLWDAWSKRVERVRNMRFFLDGNIIGSDFAHLSDNGEASSASGYNADNVAERDFLRTEGDPGAAGYTIKEAVALTRSVVPGQRTFALNLIAAILDRAICSICRKQVGSASNGTDAEGSVDWEAIWAFTLGPEPELALSLRMSLDDNHNSVVLACAKAIQSVLSCDMNDIVFDILEAPKYARDVHTAPVFRSKQDVNSGFLRGGFWKYNTKPSNILCFPEESVGDTAEGEHTIQDDIVVAGQDFAAGLVRMGILPRICYLLETDPAAPLEECLISILIAISRHSPTCAAAVMDCGRLVQTVARRFASKEQMEINSCKIKSVMLLKALAQVEKKNCLTFIKNGIFRQVTWHLYRHPFSLDQWVKSGREACRLSSALLVEQLRIWKVFIHYGYCISDFSDLFTSLCIWLGVPTMDKLVNYDVVNEYCAITREMYLLLDVLAGRLPNFYSSMHERLDDTAQDKATWLWSHFGSIIDLAVEWIDMKSIPHVSRLFECQNKDSKYRSLQDSEINSLLWVISSVLNMLSSVLKAVIKEDTMSAPNDHLPWLPDFVPKIGLEIIKNGYLRVSGVSDTICNNNLWGNGSIVEYLCHLRIEKGQELAISSTCCLQGLFQVVAFVDELIQQADLEIHNAPSKFQSLPREDKVLANGILKSCAAEVQYLLTTLMKLITNEWQYMQPVEMFGRGGPAPGVGVGWGAKGGGYWSSNALLAQEDARLLIHLLEISEIPFAEDPLEAGGMGHRLNCCLAACLIVGPGNSPVIDKLLRVIFHVPVLKYLNFGIHQFLCHKGYKPFGWQYEDGEYLLFADVLAAHFRNRWLTVKKKQKAIGEINSVSHKPVKQNGRSLETIHEDMDEPNTADEESSSLTLEWAYQRLPLPVHWFLSSISTIYCEKNVSRPGASNKKTYMEVPSNFLDVANGGLFFLLGIEAITSVLGSEFCSPVKCVPVVWKLHAMSVILLSGMGILENGKSRDVYETLQNVYGETLDGREVVNLHGNLSVESLQFESEIHENYSTFIETLVEQFAAESYGDILFGRQVAIYLHRSVEASVRLSTWNALSNARALELLPPLAECCIQAKGYLKPIEDDERILDAYVKSWVSGALDKAAKRSSMAFSLVLHHLSSFIFSNVAGDMLALRSKLAKSLLRDYSRKQQHEGMLVKLICYEKPNMSLQTWSQVEKRLQLLKEICEGYMTAVQKLESCITTYVDSKSRNL comes from the exons ATGAAGAATGAGACTAGCGATGGGAGCAAAAACCCAAAACCCAAGATTTTGGGAGCAACCCCACTACAAATTAGTGAAGACGACGCCGCACGGCTGGTGGGGAGCATAGTCGAAAAGGGCTTCTCAGATAACAAGCAAGCCAGGCCTTTGGGTCCGACTACGGCACCCCGGCCCACTGTTCTGCCTTTTCCGGTGGCCCGCCATCGCTCACATGGCCCA CATTGGGGTCCTAAAGTTggaaactttaaaattatcaacgaTAATGGTGATGCGGATGAAGATGTTGGAGAAGGGGAAGATTGTGATGGGATGGAACTGGCTGCTGGTGTAGCTAATCCtgtagaaagaaaagaaaagaaaggtaTAGATTTCAGCCAATGGAAGGAAATAGTGAAAAATGACAGTAATTCTGTGCTTtatgagaagaaaaaggaaatgcATTTGAATGCGTTGGAAGTTGGCCATAAAACGCAAGAAAGAAAGTCTGGTAATTTAAACAGAGAAACTGCTGGTCCAGATAATGCCAAGCTGCATGGTACTTCATGTGTCGACAATGCAAAAGAGcattttatgacaaaatatgACAAGGCTTCCTCGGTCTCTAAGGAGTTGAAGGAGAAAACTTTAGGCATGTCAGAGATGGCTAGTGACAAGGAGTTCCATAGCTTTGAACATGtcaagaatgaaaatattgttcaaCCAGGCCAGTGGCCGCAGAGTGACATTAATAGATCTGAGGACATTACATTGGTGGAGAAGGAGCCCATGCAGAATGAGTCGAGTAAGGAAAAACGAGTGGATTTGAAAATGCAACACATGCACAAATTGCATGTGGCTTCTGGTTTTGCTGCACAGAATGTAGTTGGTGGAGAAGGCAGTCTTGAAAGTCAGATTGATGCTGAGAATCATGCTCGATTGGCAAAAATGTCTGCTGATGAGATTGCTGAAGCTCAAGCTGAAATAATGGCAAAGCTGAATCCAGAATTGATAAATGCCCTGAAAAAACGGGGCCAAGCCAAAGTCAAGAGGCAGAAGTGTACTTTGTCCGAAATTGCAGGTGGTGAAGCAGACGATATGCAGCGTGAGAAGAATCTCTCAGAGTTGACAGCGAACTCTTATAACAGTATCTCTGACAAGCCTGTGGAAAAAGTTCCTCAGGACACACCAAAAGATGAAGGTGATAAATCTTTCTTAAATACAAGTCCACAGAACTGTGGCCTGTGGGATGCTTGGAGCAAAAGAGTTGAGCGTGTTAGAAATATGAGATTTTTCTTGGACGGCAACATTATTGGCAGTGATTTTGCTCATCTATCGGATAACG GTGAGGCATCATCTGCAAGTGGATACAATGCAGATAATGTTGCCGAACGTGATTTTCTTCGAACTGAAGGTGACCCTGGTGCTGCTGGTTACACAATTAAAGAAGCAGTGGCCCTAACTAGAAGTGTG GTTCCTGGGCAGCGGACTTTTGCTTTAAATCTTATTGCAGCTATCCTTGATAGGGCAATTTGCAGCATCTGCCGAAAGCAAGTTGGTTCTGCTTCTAACGGTACTGATGCTGAGGGGTCTGTTGACTGGGAGGCTATTTGGGCTTTTACTCTTGGCCCAGAGCCTGAGCTTGCTTTATCACTTAG AATGTCCCTTGATGATAACCACAACTCCGTGGTCCTTGCTTGTGCCAAAGCCATTCAAAGTGTGCTAAGCTGCGATATGAATGATATCGTATTTGACATCTTGGAG GCACCAAAGTATGCTAGGGATGTTCATACTGCACCTGTGTTTAGAAGTAAACAAGATGTTAATTCTGGTTTTCTTCGTGGTGGCTTTTGGAAGTATAATACCAAACCTTCTAATATCCTTTGTTTTCCTGAGGAGTCGGTGGGTGACACAGCTGAAGGTGAACACACTATTCAGGATGATATAGTTGTTGCTGGGCAGGATTTTGCCGCTGGTCTTGTTAGGATGGGGATTCTTCCAAGAATCTGCTATCTCTTGGAG ACGGATCCTGCTGCCCCATTAGAAGAATGCTTAATCTCTATATTGATTGCCATATCAAGGCATTCCCCAACATGTGCTGCTGCAGTTATGGACTGTGGAAGGCTTGTTCAGACAGTTGCTAGAAGATTCGCCTCCAAAGAACAAATGGAAATCAATTCTTGCAAGATAAAATCTGTTATGCTCTTAAAA GCGTTGGCTCAGGTTGAGAAGAAGAATTGCTTGACATTTATAAAGAATGGAATTTTCCGCCAGGTGACTTGGCACTTGTACCGACATCCATTCTCCCTTGACCAATGGGTAAAATCTGGGAGAGAGGCCTGCAGACTTTCGTCGGCTTTGCTGGTCGAACAATTACGAATCTGGAAGGTCTTCATTCATTATGGGTATTGCATTTCTGACTTTTCTGACCTTTTTACTTCATTATGTATATGGCTTGGTGTTCCTACAATGGACAAGCTAGTCAACTATGATGTGGTGAATGAATATTGTGCCATCACGAGAGAAATGTACCTTCTTCTTGATGTTTTAGCTGGTAGACTTcccaatttttattcaagcaTGCATGAAAGATTGGACGACACTGCTCAAGATAAAGCGACTTGGTTGTGGAGTCACTTTGGTTCTATCATCGATCTAGCCGTTGAGTGGATAGATATGAAAAGCATTCCACATGTATCAAGACTCTTTGAATGCCAAAATAAAGACAGCAAATATCGCAGTTTGCAGGATTCTGAAATAAATTCCTTGTTATGGGTCATTTCTTCTGTTCTGAATATGCTTTCCAGTGTGCTGAAAGCTGTGATAAAAGAGGATACTATGAGCGCTCCAAATGATCATTTGCCATGGCTGCCTGACTTTGTACCTAAGATTGgacttgaaataattaaaaatggataTTTGAGGGTTTCAGGGGTAAGTGATACAATCTGCAATAACAATCTTTGGGGAAATGGTTCCATAGTTGAGTATTTATGTCATTTGAGGATTGAAAAAGGGCAAGAGTTGGCAATATCTTCTACATGTTGCCTTCAAGGATTGTTCCAAGTTGTTGCTTTTGTTGATGAGTTGATCCAGCAAGCAGACCTTGAGATTCATAATGCACCATCTAAATTTCAAAGTCTTCCAAGGGAAGATAAAGTTCTTGCCAATGGGATACTCAAGTCCTGTGCAGCTGAAGTACAATATTTGCTGACAactttaatgaaattaatcacTAATGAATGGCAATACATGCAGCCTGTTGAGATGTTTGGGAGAGGAGGCCCTGCTCCAGGAGTTGGTGTCGGCTGGGGTGCCAAAGGTGGAGGGTATTGGTCCTCAAATGCTTTGTTGGCTCAGGAAGATGCGAGATTGCTCATTCACTTGCttgaaatttctgaaattcCCTTTGCCGAAGATCCATTAGAAGCTGGAGGGATGGGGCATAGGCTAAATTGTTGCCTTGCAGCTTGTCTAATCGTGGGTCCAGGGAATAGCCCTGTCATCGATAAGCTACTGAGGGTCATATTCCATGTTCCTGTTCTGAAGTATCTTAATTTTGGCATCCACCAGTTCCTTTGTCATAAAGGATACAAACCTTTTGGTTGGCAATATGAAGATGGGGAATACTTGTTGTTTGCTGATGTTTTGGCCGCTCACTTTAGGAACAGGTGGCTTACtgtaaagaagaaacaaaaagccATAGGAGAAATCAATAGTGTTAGCCACAAACCTGTGAAGCAAAACGGCCGTTCCCTGGAGACTATTCATGAGGATATGGATGAACCAAACACAGCTGATGAAGAGTCATCTTCTTTGACACTGGAATGGGCTTACCAGAGATTACCTCTTCCTGTACACTGGTTTCTCAGTTCAATCTCCACCATTTATTGCGAGAAGAACGTTTCTCGTCCTGGTGCTTCTAACAAAAAAACCTATATGGAGGTGCCTTCAAACTTTCTAGACGTTGCCAATGGCGGACTCTTTTTTCTCCTAGGTATTGAAGCTATAACTAGTGTCCTTGGCTCTGAGTTCTGCTCTCCTGTTAAATGCGTTCCAGTTGTTTGGAAACTGCATGCAATGTCTGTAATATTACTTTCTGGAATGGGCATTCTTGAAAATGGGAAGAGCAGGGATGTGTATGAAACTTTGCAGAATGTTTATGGCGAGACCCTTGACGGAAGAGAAGTTGTCAATTTGCATGGTAACTTGAGTGTGGAGTCCCTGCAATTTGAGTCAGAAATCCATGAGAATTACTCTACCTTTATTGAAACTCTAGTAGAGCAATTTGCTGCTGAATCTTATGGTGACATATTATTTGGCCGGCAAGTTGCAATATATTTGCACAGATCTGTTGAAGCTTCTGTAAGGCTTTCGACATGGAATGCCTTATCTAATGCTCGTGCTCTTGAACTTTTACCTCCTTTGGCTGAGTGCTGTATACAGGCTAAGGGCTATCTCAAGCCTATTGAG GATGATGAGCGGATCCTGGATGCCTATGTCAAATCATGGGTCTCTGGTGCCCTTGACAAAGCAGCAAAACGCAGTTCAATGGCATTCTCGCTAGTCCTCCACCACCTTTCATCCTTCATTTTCAGTAATGTCGCTGGTGATATGCTCGCACTACGCAGTAAACTTGCAAAATCTCTTCTACGTGACTATTCTCGGAAACAGCAACACGAG GGGATGCTGGTGAAACTAATATGCTATGAGAAGCCTAACATGAGCTTGCAGACGTGGTCACAAGTAGAAAAAAGGTTGCagcttttgaaagaaatttgtGAGGGATACATGACTGCAGTCCAAAAGCTTGAATCTTGTATCACAACATATGTAGACTCCAAGTCCAGGAACTTGTGA